From Brevundimonas vesicularis:
GGACGGGATGGAGGTGTTGCGTCGCCTGCGCCAGACCTCGCAGATTCCGGTCATCATGCTGACGTCCAAGGACGAGGAGATCGACGAAATCCTGGGCTTCAACCTGGGCGCCGACGACTATATCCACAAACCCTTCAGCCAGCGTCTGCTGATCGAACGGGTGAAGGCGCTTCTGCGCCGCACGGGCGCCGACGGCGGCGAGCCTGAAGCCGCGGCCGAGGTGTCGGGCCGGGCGATCAAGCGCGGCAAGCTGTCGATGGACCCGGCGCGCCACGAGTCGACCTGGGACGGCAAGCCCGTCAAGCTGACGGTCACCGAGTTCCTGCTGTTGCAGGCCCTGGCCCAGCGTCCCGGCTTCGTGAAGAGCCGCGACAACCTGATGGACGCCGCCTACGACGACCAGGTCTATGTCGACGACCGCACCATCGACAGCCACGTAAAGCGGATGCGCAAGAAGTTCCGCGCCGTGGACAATGAGTTCGACGCGATCGAGACCCTGTATGGCGTCGGCTACCGCTACCGCGAGAGCTGAACCGGGCGGGCGCGAGCCCGGCGAGGAGCCCCAGCGCCGGCCGTTGTTCCGCTTCGGCGGGTCGCGGCTGGGCGGCTTCATCTTGGTGCTCA
This genomic window contains:
- a CDS encoding response regulator transcription factor, with the protein product MANITLVDDDENIVASVSLALESHGHKITAYHDGASGLAALESSPPDLAILDVKMPRMDGMEVLRRLRQTSQIPVIMLTSKDEEIDEILGFNLGADDYIHKPFSQRLLIERVKALLRRTGADGGEPEAAAEVSGRAIKRGKLSMDPARHESTWDGKPVKLTVTEFLLLQALAQRPGFVKSRDNLMDAAYDDQVYVDDRTIDSHVKRMRKKFRAVDNEFDAIETLYGVGYRYRES